In Phoenix dactylifera cultivar Barhee BC4 unplaced genomic scaffold, palm_55x_up_171113_PBpolish2nd_filt_p 000577F, whole genome shotgun sequence, a genomic segment contains:
- the LOC103698191 gene encoding flavonol 3-sulfotransferase-like isoform X2, with translation MATPSSVIPNSGRALAPEEAKREDAPKPRKEFDDLISTLPLNQDWIPIRLRKYQDFWIPEHSLPEVMAMQQNFQARLDDLFVLSYPKSGTTWLKALAFAIMTRTRYSMADHPLLRSTPHDFVVCIDRFFSGGRPSKLEAMPSPRMLSSHLPYPLLPDSMKGAGGRFLYVCREPKDVFVSRWHFNDKMRPDSVEPIPFGKAFDLYCDGVSPYGSIWEHARGYWGESLRRPEKVFFLKYEEMLEEPAGSAKKLADFMGCPFSPEEEKEGVVEEITRLCSFDSLSKLAGSMPRKLNTKLPLQTTSFFRKGEAGDWRNHMSEEMARRMDAVTSQKLEGSGLTFGISAGVEANGM, from the coding sequence ATGGCCACGCCTTCTTCCGTAATTCCCAATAGCGGACGTGCCTTAGCGCCCGAGGAAGCAAAGCGAGAGGATGCTCCAAAACCTCGGAAAGAGTTCGATGATCTCATCTCAACCCTGCCTCTAAATCAAGACTGGATACCCATCCGCCTCCGAAAATACCAAGACTTCTGGATCCCCGAGCACTCTCTTCCAGAAGTCATGGCCATGCAGCAAAACTTCCAGGCTCGCCTCGACGACCTCTTTGTGCTGAGCTACCCCAAGTCCGGCACCACCTGGCTCAAAGCGCTAGCCTTTGCCATCATGACCCGAACCCGCTACTCCATGGCCGACCACCCTCTCCTCCGCTCCACCCCCCACGACTTCGTGGTCTGCATCGATAGATTCTTCTCCGGCGGCAGGCCGTCCAAATTAGAGGCCATGCCTTCCCCTAGGATGCTCAGCAGCCACTTGCCATACCCTCTGCTACCGGATTCCATGAAAGGAGCCGGCGGCCGATTCTTGTACGTTTGCCGGGAACCCAAGGACGTGTTCGTCTCCCGGTGGCACTTCAACGACAAGATGAGGCCCGACTCCGTGGAGCCGATTCCATTCGGCAAAGCTTTCGACTTGTATTGCGATGGCGTCAGCCCCTACGGATCGATATGGGAGCACGCTCGCGGTTACTGGGGGGAGAGCTTGAGGAGGCCTGAGAAGGTGTTTTTCCTCAAGTACGAGGAGATGCTGGAGGAGCCGGCGGGGAGTGCGAAGAAGCTGGCGGACTTCATGGGGTGCCCGTTCTCgccggaggaagagaaggaaggggtGGTCGAGGAGATTACAAGGCTTTGTAGTTTTGATAGTCTGAGCAAACTGGCCGGGAGCATGCCGCGCAAGCTCAACACGAAGCTGCCGCTGCAGACTACTTCATTCTTTAGGAAAGGAGAGGCAGGGGACTGGAGGAACCACATGAGCGAGGAGATGGCTCGGAGGATGGACGCGGTAACCTCGCAGAAGCTGGAGGGATCTGGTCTGACCTTCGGGATTAGCGCGGGCGTGGAAGCTAATGGAATGTGA
- the LOC103698191 gene encoding flavonol 3-sulfotransferase-like isoform X1, producing MTLGNRRHRLGSTSPGGDPLPAVTCKKPPFRVISVMATPSSVIPNSGRALAPEEAKREDAPKPRKEFDDLISTLPLNQDWIPIRLRKYQDFWIPEHSLPEVMAMQQNFQARLDDLFVLSYPKSGTTWLKALAFAIMTRTRYSMADHPLLRSTPHDFVVCIDRFFSGGRPSKLEAMPSPRMLSSHLPYPLLPDSMKGAGGRFLYVCREPKDVFVSRWHFNDKMRPDSVEPIPFGKAFDLYCDGVSPYGSIWEHARGYWGESLRRPEKVFFLKYEEMLEEPAGSAKKLADFMGCPFSPEEEKEGVVEEITRLCSFDSLSKLAGSMPRKLNTKLPLQTTSFFRKGEAGDWRNHMSEEMARRMDAVTSQKLEGSGLTFGISAGVEANGM from the exons ATGACCCTCGGAAATAGAAG GCATAGGCTCGGCTCTACAAGTCCAGGAGGAGACCCGCTTCCCGCGGTTACCTGCAAAAAGCCTCCATTTCGCGTGATCTCGGTCATGGCCACGCCTTCTTCCGTAATTCCCAATAGCGGACGTGCCTTAGCGCCCGAGGAAGCAAAGCGAGAGGATGCTCCAAAACCTCGGAAAGAGTTCGATGATCTCATCTCAACCCTGCCTCTAAATCAAGACTGGATACCCATCCGCCTCCGAAAATACCAAGACTTCTGGATCCCCGAGCACTCTCTTCCAGAAGTCATGGCCATGCAGCAAAACTTCCAGGCTCGCCTCGACGACCTCTTTGTGCTGAGCTACCCCAAGTCCGGCACCACCTGGCTCAAAGCGCTAGCCTTTGCCATCATGACCCGAACCCGCTACTCCATGGCCGACCACCCTCTCCTCCGCTCCACCCCCCACGACTTCGTGGTCTGCATCGATAGATTCTTCTCCGGCGGCAGGCCGTCCAAATTAGAGGCCATGCCTTCCCCTAGGATGCTCAGCAGCCACTTGCCATACCCTCTGCTACCGGATTCCATGAAAGGAGCCGGCGGCCGATTCTTGTACGTTTGCCGGGAACCCAAGGACGTGTTCGTCTCCCGGTGGCACTTCAACGACAAGATGAGGCCCGACTCCGTGGAGCCGATTCCATTCGGCAAAGCTTTCGACTTGTATTGCGATGGCGTCAGCCCCTACGGATCGATATGGGAGCACGCTCGCGGTTACTGGGGGGAGAGCTTGAGGAGGCCTGAGAAGGTGTTTTTCCTCAAGTACGAGGAGATGCTGGAGGAGCCGGCGGGGAGTGCGAAGAAGCTGGCGGACTTCATGGGGTGCCCGTTCTCgccggaggaagagaaggaaggggtGGTCGAGGAGATTACAAGGCTTTGTAGTTTTGATAGTCTGAGCAAACTGGCCGGGAGCATGCCGCGCAAGCTCAACACGAAGCTGCCGCTGCAGACTACTTCATTCTTTAGGAAAGGAGAGGCAGGGGACTGGAGGAACCACATGAGCGAGGAGATGGCTCGGAGGATGGACGCGGTAACCTCGCAGAAGCTGGAGGGATCTGGTCTGACCTTCGGGATTAGCGCGGGCGTGGAAGCTAATGGAATGTGA